One Marinitoga sp. 1197 genomic window, TATTTATTGCAAGATCTTTATAAAACATTTTACTCGCCTCCTGAATTATTGTTCTATAAAAAAACTAAAAAAACCTAAGGAGATGGATGACATGAATAAAATATTTCTTATAGGTTATTACGGATATAATAATCTGGGTGATGAATTATTATTTCAATCAATATTAGAGATTTTTAGCGAATTAAATTTTGATGGAAAAGTTTATATATTATTGGATAAAACAAAAATAACTAAAAATTACAGCTTTAAGATACATAAAGTTGATAAATATAATATCCAGAAAATAATAAAAATTATAAAAGAATGTAATATAGTTATTTATGGTGGAGGCAATATTTTTCAAACAGAAACATCATTGAAAAGTTTCTTATATTATGATTTTTTATTTAAAATAGCAAAACATTATAAAAAGCACATATTATTTTTATCTCAGGGTTTTGGACATTTCAAACATAAATATGCAATAAAAAGGATGAGGAAAATTTTAAAATATAAAAATTTATCTGGAATATTAAGGGATGAGACAAGTTATAGATATGCGAAAAAATTTTCGAATCATTTTGAGTTAGGCACCGATATTGGAATGATAAATTACAAAAACCTTCACTTTCAGAAAAACACAAAAAAATCACACATATCTATAATAATAAAAAATAAACGAAATTGGGATAAGATAATATATTTGTTAAAATATGCTAATATAAATAGTATAACACCTATAGTTTTAAATAAATCTCAAGATGCCATTATATCCTATGATTTTTTTGAAAAATACAAAAATAATATAAATATATCTTTCCCGGTTTCAGAAGAAGATAAAATCATTAATGAAATATTAAAATCAGAATTTGTAATATCGGATAGACTACATGGAGGGATTTTATCCTTATATCTTGGAATACCCGTTATAATGTATAAAAATCAAAAGAATTATAGAGTATTCAAAACAATTGATAAAAAATATAATCTCTTTTTTAAAAATGAAGATGATTTAATTGATTCTTTATCTCAGTTAAAAACTTATGACTTTGAAAAAATACAAAAAATTTTCATAGATAAATTAAACATATCACATCAAAAAACTCTGGAAATTATTAAAACTTTTCTATAAATGTTAATTTCATATCAAAATCGTCTTATGATTTTTAATTCTCTACCATCAGTGGATAACACAAGAATAATATTATCAGTTGGCACTTCAACATCTATAGGATAACCATCAATTTTTAATTTTTCATATATATTAAAATTTTTATCAATTACAAAAAATTCACCTGTTATATGCGAAATTGCAAATAAATAATCACTTTTAGGGTTATATGCAAAATCTGTAATTGGGATATTTTTCAATATTACACGAGTACTTTTATCCTTTAATGAATAAATATAAATTCCACCAAAAAGAGAATTTCCTATAATGTTATCATTAAATATTCCTATGTTAATTAAATATTTTCCAAATTGGGCAATCTTTTTTTGATAATTATTCCATAATTCATAAATACCACCATCAAAATATTCACCTAAGTAATATTTATCTTTGTACTTTTTGATGTCAATAGGAAAAGAAATTCTTTTTAAATTCATTATAAAACTTTCATCACTTAATTTAAATAACAATTTATAAGTTGTAAGAATATTATCTTTTTTATTCTCATTTTCATACATAGGAATTAATATATCATCATCCACTATAGATATGAAGGGGGTTTTTACCGGAAATTTATAAAATTTCTCTATTTTTAAAGTTTCTTTATTTATTACATACATTCCATATGGATTAGTTGTAGTAAGATAAAACTTATTTTTTAAAAATTTCATATTTACAGGTTTTGCATTTAATTTCAACTTTCTGCTTAAAGTACCCCATTTATTAATTACTTTCAACGAAGGGTCTCCGTTATCTATTACATAGAGATAATTATTAATATAATATCCTGCCATTGGTCTTGAAACTATACCATTATCAACATACAACGTAACATCTCCATTAACATAATCGATAACCTTTACAGTACCACTATAATTACAAATAGTAGCATAATTACCAAATACATCAATATGAAATGTTCTTTCACCAACAGCTATTTTATCTACTATTAAAAAAGTATCTGGAGATGCTATCAATATCAAAGGAAAAAAAATGGATACAAGTATAATTATCTTTTTTATCATATACAACCTCCAAAAATCCGTTTTTTATATTATACCTCAAAAAAATTAAAACTCAAAAATTAGATTAAAAATAAATACCATTTTTTAAAGATAATGTTATACATTATTATAAGTATGGCGCTATAATTATACTTGACTTAAAAAATCATATTTAGGAGGGGAATTATGGAAATCGAATTAAAAAACACTACAGGTATGCAATTTGTTTCAAAAACTCCTTCTGGTCACGATGTAATTATTGACGCATCACCAGAAGTTGGTGGAACTAATAGTGGTCCAAGAGCTTTAGAGTTATTTTTACTTGGAATAGGCGGTTGTACAGGAATAGATGTTGCTATGATTTTAAAGAAAATGAAAGTAGATTATAAAGATTTAAGAGTAAAATTAGAAACAGAAAGAAAGGAAAATCATCCAAGAGCATTTACAAAAATACATATAAAATATTATTTTAAAGGAAACAACTTACCTATAGAAAAATTAGAACGTGCGGTAAAATTATCACAGGAAAAATATTGCTCAGCATCAGCTACTGTAAAAGGCGTTGCTGAGGTAACCTACGAAATTATAGTTGAGGAGGAATAATATGGCAAACAAAAATGTTCAATTTAAATTACCAGATCAAAATGAGTTAAAAAATATAAAACACATAATAATGGTAATGAGTGGAAAAGGTGGAGTCGGAAAATCAACAATAGCTGTAAATTTATCTGTAGCTCTTGCATTGGAAGGTAGAAAAGTTGGGTTAATGGATATTGATATGCATGGCCCAAATGTAATGAGGATGTTAGGAGGAACAGAAAAAGATCATCCTTATCAGGTTGGTGAAAAAATAGTACCTCCAGAGGTTAATGGCGTTAAAGTAATTTCAGTTTCACAATTTGTACCAGAAAGTGGAAAACCTATTGTTTGGAGAGGTCCAATAAAGACTGGAACAATAAAACAATTTTTTAATGATATTGAATGGGAAGAATTAGATTATATGATCATCGATGCACCTCCAGGTACAGGCGATGAACCGTTAACTGTTATGCAAATGTTAAAGAAGTTTGATGGAGCTATTATTGTTACAACACCTTCTGAAGTGTCAAAAGATGATGTGGAAAGGGCTATAAACTTCTTTAAAGTCATGGATAAAAAAGTTTTGGGATTAGTTGAAAATATGGCATATTTTGAATGTCCAAATTGCCACACAAAGCATTATATTTTTGGTAAAGATGGTGCAAAAAGTTTAGCAGAAAAGTATAAATTGCCTATTTTAGCTGAAATACCAATAAGCGAAGATATAAGAATAAACATGGATACAGGAAAACCCGCAGCATATTTTGGAAAACCTGAACACGTTGCACCCTATGTTCAATTAGCCAAAAGAGTTATAGCAGAAGTGGAAAAGGATGACAAAGAATGAGTAAGTTGAAAACCATGTCTATGGAATGGACTGGAGATTCCTTAATATTGGTTGATCAAAGATATTTACCTTTGGAAGAAACCTATATATCATGTAAAAATTATAAAGAAGTTGCTACCGCTATAAAAGATATGGTAGTTCGCGGGGCACCTGCGATAGGAGCATCTGCTGCTTTTGGCTATGTGCTTGGAGTAAAAGAATTTCTTAATGATTTCAACAAAATGAAAGAAGTCAAGAAAACACTTGCTGATACGAGACCAACCGCTGTTAACCTTTTCTGGGCTTTAGACAGAATGGAAAGAAAATTTTTGGAAATTAAAGACGATAAAAATTTAATAGATTTAATTGAAAAAGAAGCACTAAAAATAGCATATGAAGATATTGAAGCAAATAGAGCAATGGGAAAATTTGGTGGTGAATTGTTAAATGATGGCGATACAGTATTAACACATTGTAATGCAGGTGCATTGGCTACTGTAGACTATGGAACAGCTCTTGGTGTAATAAGAGGGGCTAGAGAATTAGGAAAAGATATAAAAGTATATGCAGATGAAACAAGGCCTTATTTACAAGGAGCAAGGTTAACTGTATGGGAATTATATAAAGACGGATTTGATGTAACATTAATTTCTGATAATATGGCTGGCTGGGTAATGAAACAGGGAAAAATAAATGCAGTTATTGTTGGAGCAGATAGAATAGCCTCAAACGGTGATGTTGCAAATAAAATAGGAACTTACTCTGTCGCTGTATTGGCAAAAAAACATGGAATACCATTCTATGTTGCTGCCCCATTATCAACTATAGATTTAAATACTCCAACTGGAAATGAAATCCCCATAGAGGAAAGATCACATAAAGAAGTTAGATTTTGTCATAAATCAAAAATGGTTCCAGAAGAAATCAAAGTTTATAACCCCGCGTTCGATGTGACACCAAATGAATTAATCACAGCAATTATTACTGAAAAAGGTGTAGTAAAACCCCCTTATTCTGAAAATTTAAAAAAATTATTTGAAAAATAAAATGAGGCTTCTGCCTCATTTTATTTTTTTATTCTTCATTAATACTTACATGATATTAGATACTTTACCGTAAAAGAATAATCCTCCCTTATGGAGGGTTATTCTTTTTAATTACTCACGCTTTTCGTGGTAGAACCTTTTTCTTTTAGATATTACAAAAAAAGCTATTAAGCAGGAATAATTGAATATTATTGTTTATATTTAATCGAAAATAGCTTTAAGCAAGATTTAATTTAAGTATAAAATAATGTAAAATTTAATATATATGAAAAATAAAAAAAATAGGAGGAAAAATAGTGAATTACAAATTGCGTTGCATTAACTGTGGAAAAATATACGGTGCTGAAGAAGTTGAATATACCTGTCCAACGTGTGGAAGTCGTTTAGGCACACTGGAAGTTGTGTTTAATTATGATGAAATAAAACTACATAGAGAAGATTTTACTAAATATAATAGTATATGGCAGTTTGAGAAAATTTTACCAATAAAGAACGACGCATACAAAACACATTTGCATGTAGGAGGGACCCCACTTTATATAATGCCAGAATTAGCCGAAGAGTTAGAGATTAAAAGTTTATTAATTAAATATGATGGCACCAATCCTACTGCTTCTTTTAAAGATAGAGCTTCTGCTATTGCAATTGCTAAAGCATATGAAAAAGGATATGATACTATCTATTGTGCATCAACAGGAAATGCTGCCAGTTCTTTAGCAGGATTGAGTGCTGCTTCAAAACTAAAAACATATATTTTTCTTCCTGCTTCTGCTCCAATAGCCAAAATGTCCCAACTTTTTATCTATGGTGCAAAAGTAATTCCCATAGATGGAAGCTATGATGAAGCTTTTGATATTTCTATGAAAATCGGCGAAGAAAAAGGATGGTATTGTAGGAATTCGGCAATAAATCCTTATTTACTCGAAGGAAAGAAAACGGGAGCATTAGAAATTGCTGTTCAAAATAATTGGGAAATTCCAGATTATTTATTTGTAAGCGTTGGAGATGGAACCGTTATAAGCTCTTTTTATAAAGGATTTTATGATTTTTATAAATTAGGTCTAATAGATAAAATCCCTAAAATAATTGGCGTTCAGGCGGAAGGTGCTGCTGCTGTAAAAAAAGTTTTTGATAAAGGAGAACCATTTTTACCAGATGATATAGAAACGAATACAATTGCAGATAGTATAAGCGTTGGAAAACCAAGAGATGTTATAAAAGCCTGCAAATACGTAAAAGCAAGTGGTGGATATTTTGTAAGTGTTTCTGATGAAGAAATACTAAATGCTGTATATGAATTATCTTTAAAAACCGGAATTTTTGGCGAACCTGCAGGAGCAACATCTTATGCTGGATTAAAAAAAGTGTCAAAATCACTCGGTAAAGATGCGACTGTCGCAATAGTAATTACCGGTAATGGTTTAAAAGATGTAAAGGCAATAGAAAAATTTGTACATTTTGAAAAAATAAAACCACATATAAACGAAGTTAGAGAGGTGATAGAAAAATATGAAAATCAGATTTAAACTCAATAATAAAGATATAGAATATGATGTTGAAGAATACAAAAGAGCTTTGGATTTTTTAAGAGATGATATGAGAATGACATCTGTAAAAGAGGGTTGCGGTGAAGGCGAATGTGGTGCCTGCACAATAATTTTGAATGGTAAGAATGTTAATTCATGTATGATTTTAGCAGTTGAACTGGATGGACAGGAAGTATGGACACTTGAAGGATTAAACGAAATAGGTGATACATCAATTCAGGAATCTTATATAGAAAAAGGAGCTATTCAGTGCGGTTTTTGTACTCCGGGATTTATAATGTCAACAAAAGTTTTACTTGATAATAATCCTGATCCAGATGACAACGAGATAAAAGAAGCATTAGAAGGTAATCTTTGTAGATGTACTGGATATACAAAGATAATTGAAGCTGTTAAATTGGCCTCGACAAAATTAGCAGAAAAAAATACAACAGTTGCTGATAAAAGAGGTGAAAAAAATGCAGTTTAAATACTCTAAACCAAAAACAATAGAAGAATTAAGCATGTTAAAATCTAATTATAACGCCAAATTACTTGCTGGTGGTACAGATTTAATGGTAAAACTTAGAGCAAAATCATGTAAACCGGAAATCATAATAGATACTAAAGGATTAGGGAAAAATGAAATAAAATTTGAAAATGAAAAAGTAATAATTCCATTAAATACAACTTATAGCGATTTATTAAAAAATAAGAAATTTAAAGAAAAGTTTCCGATGCTTGTTGATATAATAAAAAAAATTGGTTCCCCTCAAATAAGAAATAGAGCAACACCCATCGGAAATATCTGCAATGCTTCACCTGCTGGTGATTTTTTATTGGCAACATATCTTTATCATGGTTATGCTTATATTAAACCCACAAATAAAAAAATAAAAATTTCACAGTTAATAGATGGACCCGGAAAAATTAAATTAAAACCTGAAGAATTTATATATTCCATCGAATTAAAAGAAAGGATTGGGTATGAATATTATTATGAAAAAGTTGGAAAAAGAAATGCAATGAATATATCTATTATTAGTTTGGGAATTGTACTCAAAAAGAAACAAAATATCATAGAAGAAATAAAAATAGCTTATGGATCAGTGGGACCAACTATAATACGATTTGAAGATCTGGAAAAATCTGTTATAGGAAAAGAAATAACTAGAGATCTATTTGACTGGTTAGGAGAACAATATACGAAAAGAATTAATCCAATTACCGATGTTAGAGCAACGGCTGAATATAGGAAAAAAATGGTGAAAAATCTTTTAATAAAAGCTTTTTATAATTTAAATAAAACTTTTCAGGAAGGGTGATAGGTGTGATAGAGATAAAAGATTATTTCAGGCCTAAAAGTGTAGAAGAAGCATATGAAAAACTGATTAATATTGAAGGCGCTGAAATTATTGGAAGTGGTGCTTTTATGAGATTGGCATCGAGAAAAATAAACTTAGCTATAGACCTTCAAGATACCGGACTTAATTATGTAAAACTAGAAAAAGATGAAATAAAAATCGGCGGTGCAACACCATTAGGAGAAGTTGAAAGAAGCGAAATAATAAAAGAAGTATTTGAAGGTAAATTAATTCATGTTTTACAAAGTATTTGGTCTGTACAATTAAGAAATATTGCTACAATTGGAGGAACCATCTTTCCAAAATTGGGTTTTTCTGATTTAATAACAGCTCTTCTTGTATTGAATACAGATGTTGTATTATTCAATAACGGAAGAATGCCTTTGGAAGTTTTCTTAACAGAAAAAATAAGAAAAGATATATTGGTGGAATTAATAATAAAAAATGAAAATAGAAAAATGTCTTTTCAATATATGAGAAATTCTTTTTATGATTTTTCTATTTTAAATTCTGCGGTTTCTGTTGATGAAGAGAGGAACTTCCGTATTTCAATAGGAGCAAGACCTGCGGTAGCAAAATTAGCAACTAAAGCCATGGAATACTTAAAGAATAATAATGATATTGAAGAGGCATCTAAGCTTGCTGCTGAAGAAATGGAATATGGTTCAAATATAAAAGCTTCAAAAGAATACAGAAAAATGATAGCACCTGTTCTTGTAAAAAGAGGCTTAGAGGAGGTTATACAATGAAAATAACACTTACAATAAATAATACAAAAAGAGAAGTAGAAATATCTCCATCGGAGTTTTTATTGGATGTATTGAGAAGATTAAATTATAGTAGTGTAAAAAAAGGATGTGATACAGGTACATGCGGTGTGTGTACAGTTTTAATGGATGGGAAACCTGTATTATCCTGTTCGATTTTAGCAGCATCTGCTGATGGACATGAAATAACAACTATAGAAGGTATTGAAAAAGATCCTGAATTTAAAAATATATCAAATGCCTTATTAGAAGAAGGTGCTGACCAATGTGGGTTTTGTAGCCCCGGATTAATTTTGAATGTATATGCCATGGGAAAGGAATTAAAAAATCCAACCGAAGATGAAATAAAAAAATATTTAGTAGGTAATTTATGTAGATGTACAGGTTATGTTCCTCAGCTAAGAGCAATAAAAAAGTATTTTGAGGTGAAAGCATGAAAGAAGTAAAAAGCTCCATAAAAAAAGTTGATGGTATTGGATTGGTTAGTGGTAAACCAGTTTATACAGATGATTTAGCTCCCAAAAATGCATTAATTGTAAAGGTTTTAAGAAGTCCTCATGCATTTGCAAGAATAAAAAATATTGATACAAAAGAAGCAGAAAGTTTAGATGGTGTGGAATGTATATTAACATATAAAGATGTACCTAAAAACAGATTCACAAGAGCAGGTCAGGGTTATCCTGAACCATCTCCATATGATAAATATATTTTTGATGAATATGTAAGATATGTAGGCGACGAAGTTGCTGCAGTAGCTGCAAAAGATGAATATACAGCTGAAAAAGCTTTAAAATTAATAAAAGTAGAATACGAAGTGCTGGAACCTGTTCTTGATTTTGAAAAAAGCAAAGGTTCCAAAAGTATTATTCATCCGGAAAAAGATTTTCAGAGTGAAGGATTTATAAGTTCTGATCCAAAAAATAATATAGCTGCAACATATGAAATGAGTATAGGAAATATCGAAGAAGAAATAAAAAAATCCGAAGTAGTTATTAAAGAAAGGTTTTATACACAGGCTCAGGCTCATGTTATGATGGAACCTCATTCTGCATATTCATATATAGATATGCAAGGAAGATTGGTTGTTGTTTCTTCAACACAGGTTCCATTTCATGTAAGAAGAATATTATCAAGAGCTCTGGATATACCAATAAAAAATATCAGAGTCATAAAACCAAGAGTTGGTGGAGGCTTTGGTGGAAAGCAGGGAATTCACGGCGAACCTTATGTCGCTTTAATTACACTAAAAACTGGCAAACCAGCAAAAATATATTATACAAGAAAAGAGGTTTTTGAGTCCACATACACTAGACATGCTATGAGATTTGATATAACTATCGGTGCAGATAAAAATGGAAAAATAAACGTCATAGATGTTAAAGGGCTTTCTGACACAGGAGCTTACGGTGAACATGCTTTAACAACATTTATGGTAGCTGGTTCAAAAGTACTGCCAATGTATAATAAAGTAAAAGCTGTAAGGTTTGGTGGAGACGTAGTATATACTAATCACCCATCTGCTGGTGCATATAGAGGATATGGCGCGATTCAAGCTAATTTTGCTATTGAATCAGCGATGGATATTTTAGCTCATAAATTAAATATAGATCCTGTAAAACTTAGAAAAATAAATATGATACGTGAAAAAGAAACTTCACCTATTTTTAAAATAATGGGTGAGGGTAGAGAAGGCGTAGAAATGATAGTTAACAGTTGTAAACTCGATGAATGTATAGAGAAAGGTGTAAAGAAAATCGATTGGGAAAATAAATTCAGTTCGAAAAAAGAAGGCAAAAAGGTAAAAGGTGTGGGGATGGCAATTGCTATGCAAGGATCTGGAATTGCAAAAATTGATATGGCATCTGCAACGTTAAAATTGAATGATGATGGATCATTTAACTTATTAATAGGTGCAACTGACATTGGAACTGGTAGCGATACTATTTTGTCACAAATAGCTGCAGAAGTTTTAAATGTTCCAACTGATGATATAATACCATATTCTTCAGATACGGATATAACGCCATTTGATACTGGAGCCTACGCATCAAGTACAACATATGTTTCTGGTAATGCTGTTAGAATTGCCGCCGAGAAAATGAAAAAAGAAATTATTAAGGCCGGCGCTGAATACTTTGAAGTTTCTGAA contains:
- a CDS encoding polysaccharide pyruvyl transferase family protein, encoding MNKIFLIGYYGYNNLGDELLFQSILEIFSELNFDGKVYILLDKTKITKNYSFKIHKVDKYNIQKIIKIIKECNIVIYGGGNIFQTETSLKSFLYYDFLFKIAKHYKKHILFLSQGFGHFKHKYAIKRMRKILKYKNLSGILRDETSYRYAKKFSNHFELGTDIGMINYKNLHFQKNTKKSHISIIIKNKRNWDKIIYLLKYANINSITPIVLNKSQDAIISYDFFEKYKNNINISFPVSEEDKIINEILKSEFVISDRLHGGILSLYLGIPVIMYKNQKNYRVFKTIDKKYNLFFKNEDDLIDSLSQLKTYDFEKIQKIFIDKLNISHQKTLEIIKTFL
- a CDS encoding OsmC family protein yields the protein MEIELKNTTGMQFVSKTPSGHDVIIDASPEVGGTNSGPRALELFLLGIGGCTGIDVAMILKKMKVDYKDLRVKLETERKENHPRAFTKIHIKYYFKGNNLPIEKLERAVKLSQEKYCSASATVKGVAEVTYEIIVEEE
- a CDS encoding Mrp/NBP35 family ATP-binding protein; this translates as MANKNVQFKLPDQNELKNIKHIIMVMSGKGGVGKSTIAVNLSVALALEGRKVGLMDIDMHGPNVMRMLGGTEKDHPYQVGEKIVPPEVNGVKVISVSQFVPESGKPIVWRGPIKTGTIKQFFNDIEWEELDYMIIDAPPGTGDEPLTVMQMLKKFDGAIIVTTPSEVSKDDVERAINFFKVMDKKVLGLVENMAYFECPNCHTKHYIFGKDGAKSLAEKYKLPILAEIPISEDIRINMDTGKPAAYFGKPEHVAPYVQLAKRVIAEVEKDDKE
- the mtnA gene encoding S-methyl-5-thioribose-1-phosphate isomerase → MSKLKTMSMEWTGDSLILVDQRYLPLEETYISCKNYKEVATAIKDMVVRGAPAIGASAAFGYVLGVKEFLNDFNKMKEVKKTLADTRPTAVNLFWALDRMERKFLEIKDDKNLIDLIEKEALKIAYEDIEANRAMGKFGGELLNDGDTVLTHCNAGALATVDYGTALGVIRGARELGKDIKVYADETRPYLQGARLTVWELYKDGFDVTLISDNMAGWVMKQGKINAVIVGADRIASNGDVANKIGTYSVAVLAKKHGIPFYVAAPLSTIDLNTPTGNEIPIEERSHKEVRFCHKSKMVPEEIKVYNPAFDVTPNELITAIITEKGVVKPPYSENLKKLFEK
- the thrC gene encoding threonine synthase; this translates as MNYKLRCINCGKIYGAEEVEYTCPTCGSRLGTLEVVFNYDEIKLHREDFTKYNSIWQFEKILPIKNDAYKTHLHVGGTPLYIMPELAEELEIKSLLIKYDGTNPTASFKDRASAIAIAKAYEKGYDTIYCASTGNAASSLAGLSAASKLKTYIFLPASAPIAKMSQLFIYGAKVIPIDGSYDEAFDISMKIGEEKGWYCRNSAINPYLLEGKKTGALEIAVQNNWEIPDYLFVSVGDGTVISSFYKGFYDFYKLGLIDKIPKIIGVQAEGAAAVKKVFDKGEPFLPDDIETNTIADSISVGKPRDVIKACKYVKASGGYFVSVSDEEILNAVYELSLKTGIFGEPAGATSYAGLKKVSKSLGKDATVAIVITGNGLKDVKAIEKFVHFEKIKPHINEVREVIEKYENQI
- a CDS encoding (2Fe-2S)-binding protein: MKIRFKLNNKDIEYDVEEYKRALDFLRDDMRMTSVKEGCGEGECGACTIILNGKNVNSCMILAVELDGQEVWTLEGLNEIGDTSIQESYIEKGAIQCGFCTPGFIMSTKVLLDNNPDPDDNEIKEALEGNLCRCTGYTKIIEAVKLASTKLAEKNTTVADKRGEKNAV
- a CDS encoding FAD binding domain-containing protein, with product MQFKYSKPKTIEELSMLKSNYNAKLLAGGTDLMVKLRAKSCKPEIIIDTKGLGKNEIKFENEKVIIPLNTTYSDLLKNKKFKEKFPMLVDIIKKIGSPQIRNRATPIGNICNASPAGDFLLATYLYHGYAYIKPTNKKIKISQLIDGPGKIKLKPEEFIYSIELKERIGYEYYYEKVGKRNAMNISIISLGIVLKKKQNIIEEIKIAYGSVGPTIIRFEDLEKSVIGKEITRDLFDWLGEQYTKRINPITDVRATAEYRKKMVKNLLIKAFYNLNKTFQEG
- a CDS encoding FAD binding domain-containing protein, coding for MIEIKDYFRPKSVEEAYEKLINIEGAEIIGSGAFMRLASRKINLAIDLQDTGLNYVKLEKDEIKIGGATPLGEVERSEIIKEVFEGKLIHVLQSIWSVQLRNIATIGGTIFPKLGFSDLITALLVLNTDVVLFNNGRMPLEVFLTEKIRKDILVELIIKNENRKMSFQYMRNSFYDFSILNSAVSVDEERNFRISIGARPAVAKLATKAMEYLKNNNDIEEASKLAAEEMEYGSNIKASKEYRKMIAPVLVKRGLEEVIQ
- a CDS encoding (2Fe-2S)-binding protein — translated: MKITLTINNTKREVEISPSEFLLDVLRRLNYSSVKKGCDTGTCGVCTVLMDGKPVLSCSILAASADGHEITTIEGIEKDPEFKNISNALLEEGADQCGFCSPGLILNVYAMGKELKNPTEDEIKKYLVGNLCRCTGYVPQLRAIKKYFEVKA
- a CDS encoding xanthine dehydrogenase family protein molybdopterin-binding subunit, yielding MKEVKSSIKKVDGIGLVSGKPVYTDDLAPKNALIVKVLRSPHAFARIKNIDTKEAESLDGVECILTYKDVPKNRFTRAGQGYPEPSPYDKYIFDEYVRYVGDEVAAVAAKDEYTAEKALKLIKVEYEVLEPVLDFEKSKGSKSIIHPEKDFQSEGFISSDPKNNIAATYEMSIGNIEEEIKKSEVVIKERFYTQAQAHVMMEPHSAYSYIDMQGRLVVVSSTQVPFHVRRILSRALDIPIKNIRVIKPRVGGGFGGKQGIHGEPYVALITLKTGKPAKIYYTRKEVFESTYTRHAMRFDITIGADKNGKINVIDVKGLSDTGAYGEHALTTFMVAGSKVLPMYNKVKAVRFGGDVVYTNHPSAGAYRGYGAIQANFAIESAMDILAHKLNIDPVKLRKINMIREKETSPIFKIMGEGREGVEMIVNSCKLDECIEKGVKKIDWENKFSSKKEGKKVKGVGMAIAMQGSGIAKIDMASATLKLNDDGSFNLLIGATDIGTGSDTILSQIAAEVLNVPTDDIIPYSSDTDITPFDTGAYASSTTYVSGNAVRIAAEKMKKEIIKAGAEYFEVSEEKVSFNGKEIIAGENKITLKKLAEILYYNENQKQLSVTGSYVGEESPPPFMAGFAEVEVDTETGKVDLINYVAVVDCGTPINPNLAKVQVEGGLAQGIGMAMYEEVIYDKNGRLLTNNLMNYKIPSRVDINKLDVELVESYEPSGPFGAKSVGEIGIDTPPAAIANAIFNAIGVRIKDLPITPEKVLKALKNKK